One region of Zingiber officinale cultivar Zhangliang chromosome 7B, Zo_v1.1, whole genome shotgun sequence genomic DNA includes:
- the LOC122007351 gene encoding hydroxyproline O-galactosyltransferase GALT2-like, producing MRGRSVDSSGTRKWKLSHALLAIGSIYLIFISFKFHHFLEIANALSGDDSFSGLDRPVNDLTYAHLQLVGHRNPVLLHHDTFHRKLEDSRNLPPGQEKEQSSHRSAMITLLRSRFGYKYKSSGNLTQLEEMVNEAWVLGEKAWDDVESYDPKSSMDRLPVGEEKPESCPSSLSKSSAEMDIDSDGDLLVFLPCGLAVGSSITVVGKPNEAHKEYVPQLARMRQGDGIVWVSQFMVELQGLRVVDGEDPPKILHLNPRVMGDWSKKPILELNSCYRMQWGTSIRCDGLPSRDEDDTVDGFRKCEKWARSDMIDSKESRSTSWLSRFIGRAKKPEMTWSFPFVEGRLFVLTIQAGVEGYHVYVGGRHIASFSYRPGFTLEDATGLAIKGDVNVHSVYVTSLPPSHPSFSPDRVLEMSENWRSPPLPDRSIDLFVGIISASNHFAERMAVRKTWFQSPQIKSSSVVARFFVALNPRKEVNAMLKKEAEFFGDIVILPFMDHYELVVLKTLAICDYGVHNVTTPFIMKCDDDSFVRLDTVLNEIKRLDTKGPLYMGNLNLLHRPLRNGKWAVTFEEWPEFIYPPYANGPGYIISRDIASFVNSHHANQSLRLFKMEDVSMGMWVEQFNASSTVHYSHSWKFCQYGCIENYYTAHYQSPRQMLCLWDKLASGRAQCCNFR from the exons ATGAGGGGAAGAAGCGTCGATTCCTCTGGGACGAGAAAGTGGAAGCTTTCTCATGCTCTGTTGGCGATTGGATCAATCTACTTGATCTTCATCTCGTTCAAGTTCCACCATTTTCTGGAGATTGCTAATGCGTTGAGTGGGGACGATAGCTTCTCTGGGCTCGACCGGCCGGTCAATGACCTTACCTACGCCCATCTACAGCTTGTTGGACACAGAAACCCCGTTTTGCTCCACCATGATACCTTCCACCGGAAACTGGAGGACAGCAGGAATCTCCCTCCCGGCCAAGAAAAGGAGCAGTCTTCCCATCGATCTGCAATGATAACGCTGCTCCGGTCTCGGTTTGGCTACAAATACAAATCATCCGGCAACCTGACGCAGTTGGAGGAGATGGTCAATGAGGCATGGGTGCTAGGCGAGAAGGCTTGGGATGACGTGGAGAGTTATGATCCCAAAAGCAGCATGGATCGATTGCCTGTTGGGGAAGAAAAACCTGAGTCTTGCCCATCTTCACTGTCAAAGAGTTCAGCTGAGATGGACATTGATAGTGATGGGGACCTCCTGGTCTTTCTTCCCTGTGGTTTAGCTGTAGGTTCTTCGATCACAGTTGTAGGCAAGCCTAATGAAGCACATAAGGAATATGTCCCTCAATTGGCAAGGATGAGGCAGGGGGATGGTATTGTCTGGGTCTCGCAGTTTATGGTGGAACTGCAGGGACTGAGGGTGGTGGATGGTGAGGACCCGCCGAAGATCCTTCATTTGAATCCCAGAGTCATGGGCGATTGGAGCAAGAAGCCTATTCTCGAGCTCAACTCGTGTTATCGGATGCAATGGGGTACATCAATCAGGTGCGATGGTTTACCTTCACGGGATGAAGATGACACAG TTGATGGATTCAGAAAATGTGAAAAGTGGGCTCGGAGTGATATGATAGATTCTAAAGAATCACGAAGTACTTCTTGGCTTAGTAGGTTTATAGGCCGTGCGAAGAAGCCAGAAATGACATGGTCTTTTCCTTTTGTTGAAGGCCGGCTGTTTGTCTTAACTATACAAGCTGGTGTTGAAGGATATCATGTTTATGTCGGGGGAAGACATATAGCTTCATTCTCATATCGACCG GGCTTCACTCTTGAAGATGCAACTGGCTTAGCAATAAAAGGAGATGTTAATGTACACTCTGTATATGTCACTTCGCTTCCACCATCTCATCCTAGTTTTTCACCTGATCGTGTTCTTGAAATGTCAGAGAATTGGAGATCCCCTCCTTTGCCCGATAGGTCAATAGATCTTTTTGTTGGAATTATTTCTGCTTCAAATCATTTTGCTGAACGCATGGCAGTTAGAAAAACTTGGTTCCAATCACCTCAAATAAAATCATCTAGTGTGGTGGCTCGCTTCTTTGTTGCTCTG AACCCGAGGAAGGAGGTTAATGCCATGCTGAAGAAAGAAGCAGAATTTTTTGGGGATATTGTAATCTTGCCATTTATGGATCATTATGAATTGGTGGTTCTCAAGACATTGGCGATATGTGATTATGGT GTTCATAATGTGACGACTCCATTCATTATGAAGTGCGATGATGACTCTTTTGTACGGCTAGATACTGTCTTAAATGAAATTAAGAGGCTCGATACCAAAGGACCATTGTACATGGGGAACCTAAATCTCTTGCATAGACCACTCAGGAATGGGAAGTGGGCTGTGACATTCGAG GAATGGCCCGAGTTTATATACCCCCCATATGCAAATGGACCTGGTTATATAATTTCGAGAGATATAGCAAGCTTCGTTAATTCTCACCACGCCAATCAAAGTCTAAGG CTATTCAAGATGGAAGATGTAAGCATGGGAATGTGGGTCGAACAGTTCAATGCCTCGAGCACGGTACATTACTCCCATAGTTGGAAGTTTTGTCAATATGGATGCATAGAGAACTACTATACCGCACACTATCAATCTCCGAGACAAATGCTTTGCCTTTGGGACAAGCTGGCGAGCGGGCGAGCCCAGTGTTGTAATTTTAGATGA